A section of the Deltaproteobacteria bacterium genome encodes:
- a CDS encoding MGMT family protein — MRHRGDAGRRRGGGAVIDPSAIRPRRREQRRTPRSGPPPFYRLVYRVVRRIPRGRVVTYGQVAAILGQPRGA; from the coding sequence ATGCGTCATCGTGGGGATGCTGGTCGGCGCCGAGGTGGCGGTGCGGTGATCGACCCGAGCGCGATCAGACCTCGGCGGCGTGAGCAGAGACGCACACCCCGCTCCGGGCCGCCGCCCTTCTACCGCCTGGTCTATCGCGTCGTCCGTCGCATCCCGCGCGGCAGGGTGGTCACCTACGGCCAGGTGGCCGCCATCCTCGGCCAACCGCGCGGCGCGC